The following are encoded in a window of Brevibacillus sp. DP1.3A genomic DNA:
- a CDS encoding IDEAL domain-containing protein yields MNRDELLEVGEWILGKTKFGELVQGFVETDDSLRGTAKVYVVQCDNEETIGKQVVIPRQWMERIPVGSFDDEEHMHDLIDLALATKDREWFMDLAAKASTMKQTSGKEARKTRSSSIRNRLGTSAIWEQ; encoded by the coding sequence ATGAATCGAGATGAGTTATTGGAAGTCGGAGAATGGATATTAGGCAAAACCAAATTCGGCGAGTTAGTTCAAGGCTTCGTCGAAACAGATGATTCATTGCGAGGTACCGCGAAAGTTTATGTGGTTCAATGCGACAACGAAGAGACGATCGGCAAGCAGGTGGTGATTCCAAGACAGTGGATGGAACGCATTCCGGTAGGTTCTTTTGATGATGAAGAGCACATGCATGATCTGATCGACCTCGCCCTCGCAACCAAAGATAGAGAGTGGTTTATGGACCTGGCTGCCAAGGCAAGCACCATGAAACAGACGTCAGGGAAAGAAGCCCGCAAAACAAGAAGCTCTTCCATTCGCAATCGCTTGGGAACTTCTGCTATTTGGGAGCAATAA
- a CDS encoding Rrf2 family transcriptional regulator, translating to MNSEFTIAVHSLALLAHIPEHMASSELIAKNVCTNPARIRKIMSILRKNGFVKTKEGIGGGYILACDPNEVTLAEIYRSISNGTLKPHWCSGDPQEACQVSANMHGVMDQIFTEAEMYFTKYLEQITIQTVLDKVRQGCQENSQQ from the coding sequence GTGAATAGTGAATTTACCATAGCTGTTCACAGCTTGGCTTTGTTGGCTCATATCCCAGAGCATATGGCAAGCAGTGAGCTTATCGCAAAAAATGTATGTACGAATCCTGCCAGAATTCGCAAAATCATGAGCATTCTGCGTAAGAACGGGTTTGTGAAGACCAAAGAGGGAATTGGCGGCGGTTATATACTTGCGTGCGACCCGAATGAGGTCACCTTGGCCGAGATATATCGTTCGATCTCGAATGGTACACTGAAGCCGCACTGGTGTTCGGGAGATCCGCAAGAAGCGTGTCAGGTTTCTGCGAATATGCACGGAGTCATGGATCAGATTTTTACCGAAGCAGAGATGTACTTTACAAAGTATTTGGAACAAATCACGATCCAGACTGTATTAGATAAAGTCCGTCAAGGATGTCAGGAGAATTCGCAACAGTAA
- a CDS encoding MFS transporter — translation MAGFVCILTETIPAGLLLQISEGLGVSEVLAGQLVTLYALGSLSAAIPLTAATRGWRRRPLLLMCILGFFIFNSITTLSSSYTLTLVARFFAGVSAGVLWGMIAGYARRMVQESLKGRAMAVAMVGTPLALALGVPAGTFLGALIGWRLVFGIMSLLALMLVIWVLWKLPDYPGENVDKRLPLHQIFVIPGVRPVLFVVITWVLAHNILYTYIAPYLAQVGLSERIDWVLLIFGMTSLVGIWGIGVLIDRKLRPLVLISLIVFATASVVLGIGSGHPIVIYLMVALWGLTFGGAATLLQTALADAAGENANVAQSMLVTAWNMAIGGGGMLGGVLIEIMDPSSLPWALFILLILALLVAWRASKHGFPSK, via the coding sequence ATGGCGGGATTCGTCTGTATTCTCACCGAAACGATTCCGGCTGGCTTGCTGCTTCAGATAAGCGAGGGGCTTGGAGTATCGGAGGTCCTGGCGGGTCAGCTTGTCACCTTGTACGCCCTTGGCTCACTATCGGCTGCGATTCCATTGACAGCAGCGACGCGCGGATGGCGACGGCGACCGCTTTTACTGATGTGCATCCTTGGATTTTTCATTTTCAACTCGATCACCACTCTGTCTTCCAGCTATACGCTGACGCTGGTTGCTCGATTTTTCGCGGGTGTTTCCGCTGGCGTATTGTGGGGGATGATTGCAGGCTATGCTCGTCGGATGGTGCAAGAATCGCTGAAAGGGCGGGCAATGGCGGTGGCTATGGTAGGGACCCCTCTCGCTCTGGCGCTTGGTGTCCCTGCTGGAACATTTCTCGGTGCTCTTATTGGCTGGCGCTTGGTGTTCGGTATCATGTCACTACTGGCTCTGATGCTGGTTATATGGGTACTTTGGAAGCTGCCAGACTATCCTGGAGAGAATGTGGATAAACGGCTCCCCCTCCACCAGATCTTTGTTATCCCCGGGGTGAGGCCGGTACTGTTTGTCGTAATTACCTGGGTTCTAGCCCATAACATTCTCTATACTTATATTGCACCATATCTTGCTCAGGTTGGATTATCAGAGCGTATTGATTGGGTATTACTCATTTTTGGAATGACTTCGCTGGTTGGGATCTGGGGTATTGGTGTGTTGATTGATCGAAAATTACGACCTCTGGTTCTGATCAGCCTCATCGTATTCGCCACGGCGTCTGTTGTTCTTGGTATAGGCAGCGGCCATCCCATCGTGATTTATCTAATGGTAGCTCTGTGGGGATTGACGTTTGGAGGGGCAGCGACTTTGCTACAGACTGCACTAGCTGATGCTGCGGGCGAGAATGCAAATGTGGCCCAGTCCATGCTCGTGACGGCGTGGAACATGGCCATCGGTGGAGGCGGGATGTTGGGCGGAGTCCTTATCGAAATAATGGATCCCAGCTCCTTACCTTGGGCTTTGTTTATTTTGCTCATCCTTGCGCTTCTAGTAGCTTGGCGTGCAAGCAAGCACGGATTTCCTTCAAAATGA
- a CDS encoding serine hydrolase — protein sequence MSTLYARKNDLEHLADRIDEVIERTLYEKRLVGAVIKVAIDGELVYSRAAGFADREENRPMREETLFRLASVTKPIVSTAALVLVAQGRLQLDDRVDRWLPEFRPRLQNGEYATITVRHLMTHTAGLTYRFFQEENGSYQRAGVSDGMDQSVITLEENLRRIASVPLLSTPGTEWRYSIATDVLGAVIAKVTETPLDEAIHSLVTGPLTMHDTGFTAIDPERLATAYANDLPELRPLLDPDHLPFIEGTAGFRLSPGRALDSAAFPSGGAGMVGSAGDFLQLLEALRKGGSPLLSESLVRELTTNQIGDLPMAYWPGRGFGLGFTLLKDPVAANTPESPGTWRMGGTYGHSWFVDPLQRLSVVAFTNTALEGMSGQFTVDLCEAVYNRNK from the coding sequence TTGAGTACACTTTATGCAAGAAAAAATGATCTGGAACATTTGGCAGATCGTATTGATGAGGTCATCGAGCGAACGCTGTACGAGAAGCGATTGGTTGGTGCGGTCATTAAAGTAGCGATAGATGGGGAACTGGTTTATAGCCGTGCAGCCGGTTTTGCTGACCGAGAGGAAAATCGGCCCATGAGAGAAGAGACGTTATTCCGGCTGGCATCGGTAACGAAACCCATCGTTTCAACGGCTGCTCTCGTGCTCGTTGCGCAAGGGAGGTTACAACTTGACGACCGCGTTGATCGTTGGCTGCCGGAGTTTCGGCCGCGTTTGCAAAACGGTGAGTACGCAACAATAACAGTTCGACACCTAATGACGCACACCGCGGGTCTGACATACCGCTTCTTTCAAGAGGAAAATGGTTCCTATCAACGAGCCGGGGTATCGGATGGCATGGATCAGTCGGTTATCACGCTGGAAGAAAACTTGCGCCGGATAGCCTCTGTTCCCCTTCTCTCTACGCCGGGAACCGAGTGGAGATATTCCATTGCGACCGATGTGTTAGGGGCAGTCATTGCAAAAGTTACAGAAACACCGCTTGATGAGGCTATTCATTCGCTGGTAACAGGACCGCTTACGATGCATGATACGGGTTTTACTGCAATAGACCCCGAAAGACTTGCAACGGCTTATGCCAATGATCTGCCAGAGCTTCGACCTTTGCTTGATCCCGACCACCTTCCGTTTATAGAGGGCACGGCGGGCTTCCGGCTTTCCCCTGGTCGGGCACTTGATAGCGCAGCTTTTCCTTCTGGCGGAGCAGGCATGGTTGGCAGTGCCGGGGATTTTCTACAATTGCTGGAAGCATTGCGCAAGGGAGGATCTCCGCTTTTGTCAGAGTCTTTGGTTCGCGAATTGACCACCAATCAGATTGGTGATCTGCCAATGGCCTATTGGCCAGGTCGCGGGTTTGGTCTTGGTTTTACGCTACTCAAGGATCCTGTCGCCGCAAACACCCCTGAATCTCCGGGCACATGGCGTATGGGGGGCACATATGGTCACTCATGGTTTGTCGATCCCTTGCAGCGGCTCAGCGTCGTGGCGTTCACCAATACCGCTCTGGAAGGCATGTCCGGCCAGTTTACGGTTGACCTTTGTGAAGCTGTATATAACAGGAATAAGTAA
- a CDS encoding Lrp/AsnC family transcriptional regulator: MDHVDKQILYHLQNQARISMTDLGKFVGLSQPAVTERVKRLEEKGVISEYRTIICPEKVGKHTVAFILFHTRDCHAFLDFCRSTPDVVECYRISGEHNYLLKVMTESTQALEEFGNQSDKYGTYTTLIVMSSPIDYKFLIPSFDDANLLR, translated from the coding sequence ATGGATCACGTTGATAAGCAAATCCTTTACCACCTGCAAAACCAAGCGAGGATTTCCATGACTGACCTCGGAAAATTTGTAGGATTATCACAGCCCGCGGTGACGGAGAGGGTGAAACGTTTGGAGGAAAAAGGGGTCATAAGCGAGTATCGCACCATCATTTGCCCTGAAAAAGTGGGAAAGCATACGGTAGCCTTTATCCTGTTTCATACGAGAGATTGTCACGCTTTCCTTGATTTTTGCCGCTCCACTCCCGATGTTGTGGAATGTTATCGTATCAGTGGGGAACACAATTACCTCTTGAAAGTCATGACCGAATCCACCCAAGCCCTCGAGGAATTCGGAAATCAATCTGATAAATACGGAACCTACACGACGCTGATCGTGATGTCATCGCCTATCGACTATAAATTTCTAATACCTTCTTTTGATGACGCAAACTTACTGCGATAG
- a CDS encoding NADPH:quinone oxidoreductase family protein, protein MKAILVTELGGPETMKYAEVEMPTMSPTQVLIRVEMTSVNFADIKSRYGKKGASKLPFIPGLDATGVIEQVGAEVQSLKVGQRVIAFPANGSYAEYIVADESLTFALPDQISTETAAACPVVSFTSYQLLAKVARIAKGETVLIHAAAGGIGTTAIQLAKLLGAGRVIGTVGNEAKAEIALSAGADHVICNDREDFVEKVRALTDGAGADVILDSISGTVSERSLECLAWYGRLVHFGNASGEIGQIKTIDLHASCRSVLGFSFGTTRKLRPHLLQDTAKQVLEYLANGQLDIKIGKHFALEDAASAHALVESRASTGKVLLDVRS, encoded by the coding sequence ATGAAAGCGATTTTGGTAACGGAATTAGGCGGGCCGGAAACGATGAAATATGCGGAAGTCGAGATGCCGACCATGTCACCTACACAGGTCCTGATCCGCGTCGAGATGACCAGTGTCAATTTTGCCGATATCAAATCCAGATATGGAAAAAAGGGAGCATCCAAGCTGCCGTTTATCCCGGGACTCGACGCGACTGGCGTGATCGAACAGGTGGGGGCAGAGGTACAAAGCCTGAAGGTGGGGCAAAGAGTCATCGCATTTCCGGCTAACGGTTCATACGCCGAGTATATCGTGGCGGATGAGAGCTTGACCTTTGCACTGCCAGATCAAATCAGCACGGAAACAGCAGCCGCTTGCCCAGTCGTGTCATTTACTTCGTACCAGCTACTGGCGAAGGTTGCTCGCATTGCCAAAGGGGAAACCGTACTGATTCACGCTGCAGCAGGCGGAATCGGGACAACGGCGATTCAATTAGCCAAGCTGCTCGGAGCAGGACGAGTCATCGGCACTGTCGGTAATGAAGCAAAGGCGGAAATTGCCTTGTCAGCCGGTGCCGACCACGTGATTTGCAATGATCGCGAAGATTTTGTGGAAAAGGTACGAGCGTTGACGGATGGTGCGGGAGCCGATGTCATTTTGGACTCGATTTCCGGAACGGTGAGCGAGCGTAGTCTCGAGTGCCTCGCTTGGTACGGCCGACTCGTCCATTTCGGCAATGCCAGCGGCGAAATCGGTCAGATCAAGACGATCGATCTGCATGCAAGCTGCCGTTCTGTATTAGGTTTCAGCTTTGGTACGACACGCAAGCTGCGTCCACACTTGTTGCAGGATACAGCCAAGCAAGTCTTGGAGTATTTGGCGAATGGCCAGCTCGACATCAAGATCGGCAAGCATTTTGCATTGGAAGACGCAGCGAGCGCCCATGCGTTGGTCGAGAGCAGGGCGAGCACGGGAAAAGTACTGCTGGATGTGCGGTCATAA
- a CDS encoding DUF1802 family protein, with amino-acid sequence MQSIVQPLSPLSLKEWAVAVKALGEGEQIITIRKGGLYEETREFRLENNQFYLYPTYEHQKRDMVKADYQHLLDATLEGWTMDKKTVMIEYFAEVTDDVELMDEAKLRALSPFHIWTDNFADVRLHWKKKQPLHILFVRMYRIEQPVEIPIDAAYQGCKSWHELLVDIPRAAFTPVLSDEEFAAKKAAIMTILQN; translated from the coding sequence ATGCAGTCGATCGTACAGCCGCTATCCCCCCTTAGCTTGAAGGAATGGGCAGTCGCCGTCAAAGCACTTGGAGAAGGTGAGCAGATCATCACGATCCGCAAGGGTGGATTATACGAAGAAACACGAGAATTCCGCTTGGAAAATAATCAATTTTATTTGTATCCGACCTATGAGCACCAGAAGCGCGACATGGTAAAGGCAGACTACCAACATCTGTTAGACGCGACCCTCGAAGGCTGGACAATGGACAAGAAGACCGTGATGATCGAATATTTTGCCGAAGTAACCGACGATGTTGAGTTGATGGACGAAGCCAAGCTGCGTGCACTTTCGCCCTTCCACATCTGGACGGATAATTTCGCAGATGTACGTTTGCATTGGAAGAAAAAACAGCCGCTTCACATTTTGTTCGTGCGGATGTATCGAATTGAGCAGCCTGTAGAAATCCCGATTGACGCTGCTTATCAAGGCTGCAAATCTTGGCATGAACTATTGGTGGACATTCCGCGAGCAGCGTTTACCCCTGTGCTTTCCGACGAGGAGTTCGCAGCGAAAAAAGCCGCAATCATGACCATTCTGCAAAACTAA
- the nadR gene encoding multifunctional transcriptional regulator/nicotinamide-nucleotide adenylyltransferase/ribosylnicotinamide kinase NadR — MGGVGFIGGKFLPLHQGHVYAITQAACRCDELYVVLSHSPTRDRKLCEKAGIKPIRYEVRLRWLSTLVKDMENVRVLAVEDLADSDESYDWEAGAADIKRMIGKKIDLVFSSEPSYDLIFRRLYPEAAHIILDESRSQVPISATQIRNEGVYTHWQHIPTVVQPYFVKKVVVVGTESCGKSTLTRYLAKIYNTVFVEEYGRTICEEVGGCDTILTPEYFPHIAYGHKMKEYEALQKANKLLFIDTEAIVTQFYSELYTGQTFPVLDQVADEQAYDLWLFMEPDVAWVDDGLRVHGEEQVRLHNHEKLRQMLDERGITYVTLRGNYAERLQGAMQHVDQLLKTTSQRAGIGLD; from the coding sequence ATGGGGGGCGTAGGCTTCATTGGCGGCAAATTTTTGCCACTGCATCAAGGACATGTATACGCAATTACACAGGCGGCCTGCCGCTGCGACGAGCTGTACGTCGTTCTCTCGCACAGCCCTACTCGCGACCGAAAGCTGTGTGAGAAGGCAGGAATCAAGCCAATTCGCTATGAAGTGAGATTGAGATGGCTGTCTACGCTGGTGAAGGACATGGAAAATGTTCGCGTGCTTGCAGTCGAAGATCTTGCGGATAGCGACGAGAGCTACGATTGGGAGGCAGGAGCAGCGGACATCAAACGCATGATTGGGAAAAAAATTGATCTAGTTTTCAGCTCCGAGCCCTCCTACGATCTGATTTTTCGCCGTTTATACCCGGAGGCAGCGCACATCATTCTCGATGAATCACGCAGCCAAGTACCGATTTCCGCTACTCAAATTCGCAATGAAGGGGTCTACACCCATTGGCAGCACATCCCGACTGTTGTTCAGCCCTATTTCGTCAAAAAGGTAGTGGTGGTAGGAACAGAGAGCTGCGGGAAATCGACCTTGACCCGTTATCTTGCGAAAATCTACAACACCGTGTTTGTCGAGGAGTATGGACGAACAATCTGCGAAGAGGTTGGGGGCTGCGATACGATTTTGACACCGGAGTATTTCCCGCATATTGCGTATGGTCACAAAATGAAAGAGTACGAAGCGCTCCAGAAAGCCAACAAGCTCTTGTTCATCGATACCGAAGCGATTGTCACCCAGTTTTACTCCGAACTGTACACCGGGCAAACCTTCCCTGTTCTCGACCAGGTTGCCGACGAGCAAGCATATGATTTATGGCTGTTCATGGAGCCAGATGTCGCGTGGGTGGATGATGGACTGCGCGTGCACGGAGAAGAGCAAGTACGCCTGCACAATCATGAAAAACTGCGCCAGATGCTGGATGAGCGGGGAATTACGTACGTGACACTGCGAGGAAATTATGCCGAGAGACTGCAAGGAGCTATGCAGCATGTCGATCAACTGTTGAAGACGACTTCTCAACGAGCTGGAATTGGGCTAGACTAA
- the pnuC gene encoding nicotinamide riboside transporter PnuC — MNAKSTGFLADWNWFEKVWLISFTLVTLYLYFALDDTLIGLIASLTGMLSVVLVAKGKTWSYYPGIINVILYAFVAYGQKYYGEVMLNLLYFLPMQFIGLYLWRKNRVSEVKQNDVKITILSSQARIWWTVLSIIATIAYGFVLKQMGGALPFVDSLTAVLSVIAMLFMVKRLVEQWVVWIIIDLFTIYMWLVAFLKDGSDISMLVMWSAYLVNAIYGLMNWVRQYRKQREEQTWGA; from the coding sequence ATGAATGCGAAAAGCACCGGCTTTTTAGCAGACTGGAATTGGTTTGAAAAAGTATGGCTCATCTCGTTTACTCTCGTTACCCTCTATTTGTATTTCGCACTGGATGATACATTAATCGGCTTGATCGCGTCTTTAACAGGGATGCTGAGTGTCGTGCTCGTCGCCAAAGGAAAGACGTGGAGCTACTACCCGGGTATCATCAATGTGATTTTGTACGCGTTCGTCGCCTATGGGCAAAAGTACTATGGCGAGGTAATGCTGAATCTTCTCTATTTTTTGCCGATGCAATTCATTGGACTCTACCTGTGGCGTAAAAACCGCGTGTCCGAAGTCAAGCAAAATGACGTTAAGATTACCATTTTGTCCAGCCAAGCACGCATCTGGTGGACGGTCTTGAGCATCATTGCAACGATTGCTTACGGGTTTGTATTGAAGCAAATGGGCGGGGCCTTGCCTTTTGTCGATTCCTTGACGGCTGTTCTCTCCGTCATCGCCATGCTCTTCATGGTGAAGCGTTTGGTCGAGCAGTGGGTGGTCTGGATCATCATTGATTTGTTCACGATTTACATGTGGCTGGTAGCGTTTTTGAAGGACGGAAGCGATATCTCGATGCTGGTCATGTGGTCTGCTTATTTGGTGAATGCCATCTACGGATTGATGAACTGGGTTCGGCAGTACCGCAAGCAAAGGGAGGAGCAGACATGGGGGGCGTAG
- a CDS encoding TIGR02452 family protein, whose amino-acid sequence MNQGHNRSVRVRIAQETLQIIEQGYYVNKAGEKKSITENLASAVSQSVLYRPNDLAADTVPLPSHQTTAAKLRAKVEVTSESSLDAAKRLIVHEKRADAVCLNFASAKNPGGGFLGGSQAQEESLARSSGLYLCIVQMEEMYTYHRQLKTCFYSDYMIYSPRVPVLRDQSDQLLNDPYLLSFITAPAVNAGVVREREPENIVKIGPVMKERIRKILRTAAIHNHRTIILGAYGCGVFRNKAEDVADYFATVLIEEQYAQLFDHIIFAVYDNSARQENLRAFKERFA is encoded by the coding sequence ATGAATCAGGGACACAATCGAAGCGTTCGCGTACGAATCGCGCAAGAGACACTGCAAATCATAGAGCAGGGTTACTACGTGAATAAAGCAGGAGAAAAGAAGAGCATTACGGAGAATCTAGCTTCTGCCGTCAGCCAGTCGGTTCTGTATCGGCCAAATGATTTGGCAGCAGACACAGTGCCACTACCATCGCATCAAACAACGGCTGCAAAGCTTCGTGCCAAGGTCGAGGTTACCTCGGAATCCAGCCTGGATGCAGCCAAGCGCCTCATCGTTCACGAGAAGCGAGCAGATGCTGTATGCTTGAATTTTGCTTCCGCCAAAAATCCGGGTGGAGGATTCCTCGGGGGAAGCCAGGCGCAGGAAGAGAGCTTGGCGCGTTCCTCCGGGCTGTATCTTTGCATCGTGCAAATGGAGGAAATGTACACATATCACCGCCAGTTGAAAACCTGCTTTTATTCTGACTACATGATTTATTCACCGCGGGTCCCCGTGCTCCGCGATCAAAGCGATCAGCTTTTGAATGACCCCTACCTCTTATCTTTTATTACGGCGCCTGCCGTGAATGCTGGGGTTGTTCGTGAGCGAGAGCCTGAAAATATCGTGAAGATTGGCCCTGTCATGAAGGAGCGCATTCGGAAAATTTTGCGGACAGCAGCCATTCATAACCACCGGACGATCATTTTGGGAGCATACGGCTGCGGAGTATTCCGCAACAAAGCGGAGGACGTAGCAGATTACTTTGCGACTGTTTTGATCGAGGAACAGTATGCACAGCTTTTTGACCATATCATTTTTGCTGTCTACGACAATTCTGCGCGCCAGGAAAACCTGCGAGCGTTCAAGGAGAGATTCGCATGA
- a CDS encoding NUDIX domain-containing protein has translation MKEKSHVNKQGQTELEYLEAYDVSQFERPSVTVDMLVFTVMDELEENYRKLSPKSLKILLVKRGEHPYIGQWALPGGFVTPGESLEEAARRELRTETNVDDIYLEQLYTWGDAGRDPRTWVISTSYMALVDSSSLQLQAGDDADEAEWYRIEDKWLKETKTATIDGSITEKWLELRLVHEREELSATIKITKTVTGRTVRETREIVETNNLAFDHAKIIQYALERLRNKIEYTDIAFALMPELFTLSDLQQVYEVILGRELLAAAFRRKVTDKVLETNQYRKHAGHRPSKYFRFNPEWMDQT, from the coding sequence ATGAAAGAAAAATCACATGTAAATAAACAAGGTCAAACCGAACTGGAGTACTTGGAGGCTTATGATGTCAGCCAATTCGAGCGGCCGTCTGTGACAGTCGATATGCTGGTATTCACTGTGATGGATGAGCTGGAGGAGAATTACCGCAAGCTCTCGCCCAAGTCGTTGAAAATATTGCTCGTGAAGCGTGGTGAGCATCCGTATATCGGCCAATGGGCGTTGCCAGGCGGGTTTGTTACACCTGGGGAGAGTCTCGAGGAGGCAGCCAGACGCGAGCTGCGTACGGAAACAAACGTAGACGACATTTATTTGGAGCAGCTCTACACCTGGGGCGATGCGGGCAGAGATCCGCGGACATGGGTCATCAGCACGTCGTACATGGCCTTGGTAGACAGCTCGTCTTTACAGCTGCAGGCAGGGGATGATGCAGATGAAGCCGAGTGGTACCGCATCGAGGACAAATGGCTGAAAGAAACAAAGACGGCGACTATTGACGGCTCCATTACTGAAAAATGGTTGGAGCTGCGACTTGTGCATGAGAGAGAAGAATTGTCTGCCACCATTAAGATCACCAAAACAGTAACGGGTCGTACCGTACGTGAGACCCGCGAAATTGTAGAGACGAATAACCTTGCATTTGATCACGCCAAAATCATTCAATACGCTCTGGAACGATTGCGTAACAAGATTGAATACACGGACATCGCCTTTGCTTTAATGCCGGAGCTGTTCACGCTAAGCGATCTGCAACAGGTGTACGAAGTGATTTTGGGACGTGAGCTGTTGGCTGCGGCGTTTCGCAGGAAGGTAACCGACAAAGTGCTGGAAACGAATCAATATCGAAAACATGCCGGGCACCGACCATCCAAGTATTTTCGTTTTAATCCGGAATGGATGGATCAGACGTAG
- a CDS encoding cation:dicarboxylate symporter family transporter encodes MKRFGLAMQIVIGLILGILVGAIFYGNPAVATYLQPIGDIFLRLIKMIVVPIVVATLIVGVAGVGDMKKLGKIGGKTILYFEIVTTIAIIIGLLAANIFQPGLGVDRTVLTKTDIHKYVDTAETTQSHGMVETFVNIVPTNVFDALARGDMLAIIFFSVLFGLGVAAAGEKGRPVLNFFNGVADAMFWVVNTIMRFAPFGVFALIGVTVSKFGLSSLIPLGKLVILVHFAMLFFILVVLGIIARISGVKITSILRVLKDELLLAYSTSSSETVLPKIMEKMEKMGCPKAITSFVIPTGYSFNLDGSTLYQALAALFIAQMYGIHMPISTQITLMLVLMVTSKGIAGVPGVSFVVLLATLGSVGLPVEGLAFIAGVDRLMDMARTVVNVVGNALAAIVISRWEGQFDKKKADDYVQAVKADPSAA; translated from the coding sequence ATGAAGCGGTTTGGATTAGCGATGCAGATTGTCATCGGTCTCATTCTGGGTATCCTGGTGGGTGCTATTTTTTACGGCAACCCGGCAGTGGCGACCTATTTACAGCCTATCGGTGATATTTTTCTCCGATTGATTAAAATGATTGTCGTTCCGATCGTTGTTGCCACGCTTATTGTGGGCGTAGCAGGCGTAGGTGACATGAAGAAGCTGGGCAAAATCGGTGGTAAGACAATTCTGTATTTTGAAATCGTTACCACGATAGCCATTATCATTGGTCTTTTGGCGGCGAACATCTTTCAACCGGGTCTCGGTGTGGATCGAACAGTTCTTACTAAGACCGATATCCACAAGTATGTAGACACGGCAGAAACGACACAAAGCCACGGCATGGTGGAAACATTCGTCAATATTGTGCCAACCAATGTGTTTGATGCACTGGCTCGTGGCGACATGTTAGCCATTATTTTCTTCTCCGTTCTGTTTGGACTTGGTGTAGCAGCAGCAGGAGAAAAAGGAAGGCCCGTTCTCAACTTCTTCAATGGGGTTGCAGACGCGATGTTCTGGGTTGTAAACACAATCATGCGTTTTGCTCCGTTTGGTGTTTTTGCGCTGATTGGTGTTACCGTTTCCAAGTTTGGTTTGTCATCGCTCATTCCATTGGGCAAACTGGTTATTTTGGTTCACTTTGCCATGTTGTTCTTCATCTTGGTGGTATTGGGCATCATCGCACGTATCAGCGGAGTCAAAATCACTTCCATTCTGCGTGTACTGAAGGACGAGCTGTTGTTGGCTTACTCCACTTCCAGCTCCGAGACTGTACTGCCTAAAATTATGGAAAAAATGGAGAAGATGGGCTGTCCGAAGGCGATCACGTCCTTTGTTATTCCGACGGGCTACTCCTTCAACCTGGATGGTTCCACGCTGTACCAGGCACTGGCTGCTCTGTTCATTGCGCAAATGTATGGTATTCACATGCCAATCAGCACACAGATCACGCTGATGCTCGTACTGATGGTTACGTCCAAAGGGATCGCTGGTGTACCGGGAGTATCGTTCGTAGTATTGTTGGCTACGCTCGGCTCTGTAGGTCTCCCAGTAGAAGGTCTTGCTTTCATCGCCGGTGTAGACCGTTTGATGGATATGGCTCGTACAGTTGTGAACGTAGTAGGTAATGCGTTGGCAGCAATCGTGATCTCTCGTTGGGAAGGTCAGTTCGACAAAAAGAAAGCAGACGATTATGTTCAGGCAGTAAAAGCCGATCCAAGTGCTGCTTAA